TTATATCGAACTGTCCAAACTGGAAGTATTACCGTCTTTTCAAAAACAAGGTTTTGGTCGAATGCTTGTAAATTATGCAAAAAATTTGCAATTCCCTATCAAAACAATTGCTCGTATTCAATCCGCACCATTTTGGAATGCATTATCATTCCAACAAATCACAACTGCAGAGGGCGAATTTTATATTTGGCATCCAGCAACTAATTTGAATGCGGTTACAAATGAAGAGTCTGCATAAAATAGTATTTTCGTGAGTCTCTCATTCATTATGTTCTATCTTAACATTCAAGAATGCCTCGCGAAAAAATAAAAACAGCTGCTTCCCAGCTGTTTTTATTTTTTTATTTTTTCCAATGTTTCATTCGTATGAATAACGTTTTCTCCTGTTTTCTCTAAAATCATTACACTTCTTTTTCGATCAATATAATCAAGCAGCGTTCGGTACTCTTCCTCATATACGGATAGACGCTGAAGAAGCCTTTCTCTTTCCTTTTGTAACAATTCAATTTTCTGTTGTAACACTCTTGATTCTTGTTCATCTCTATATGTTTGCAAAAAATGTATCACATCATCGAATGTAATTGTTGTAGAAGTATGAGACATAACTTTCGGTTGCTTTTGTTCATAATTTTCTCGTTTTCGCATTTGTTTCGCTTCTTCAATACGTTCTTTATATTGCTTTCTAACATAAGAATTCCATCTAAATCCACAGGCTGCAGGTGTGCGAGATAGGTTTCTCCCAACTTCCTTAAAAGCAGACAGTTGTGTTCCACCTTCTCGAATATGCCGGAGTACTACCTCTGCTAGAAGCAAATCTTCATCATCAGTCCATGCATCTTGTCTTGTTGTCACCATCTTTCTAGTCCTCCTTATGCATTTTTTATTAAACATATGCAGTTACTAGAAAAGATAGAATACAAACAAGCAAAGAATATATTTTTTATTTTCTAAAAGCTACAGGAAAACGAGCTCCTAGCTTTCTTCCTTATTTCTCTCCGAACCTTAAGGCGCACGTCTTGCTGCCCTAAAATAGCGGAATCCATTCAAACACTTTTATAAAAAAACAAAAAAAATAAACGCAAAAGGACATCCTTCTACGTTTATTTTTTCGCAATTACTTGCTGATTACTTCTTTACCTTTGTAAGTACCGCATGCTTTACATACACGGTGAGCTAATTTTGCTTCACCACAGCTTGGGCACTCTACCATACCAGGTACTGATAATTTGAAATGCGTACGACGCTTTCTTTTTACTGTTTTAGAAGTTCTTCTAAAAGGTACAGCCATTCTTCCCACCTCCTTAAAAGAAATTATTATTTTCATATGAAGGCCTGAACCAGTCTTCCGATTATTTGTCAAAAAACTTCGCAAGTCCTGCTAATCGTGGATCAACAGACTTTTCTTTGCTTTCCTCCGAAATCACTTGCCAGTCTTGACCTTGCATCGGTGTTCCTCCAGAAACATCATCACTGAAAATTTGCATTGGGATTTCCAAAAGTATATTTTCCTTGATTATAGGGAGTAAGTCAAGTACTTCTCCTTCTAAATAATGGATTTCTGCTTCTGTTTCATACTCTTCTTTTGAAGTTTGGAACACCTCAGTTGTTTTCACGTCAAATGGTAATGTCACATCTACTAAAGAGCGAGAACATGGTAAAATCATGCTTCCTGTTATATGTAGATGAAACGTAAACTTATTGGAGCCAAAATCAACTCTACCTGTTACATGAACAGGATCAATCGAACGAATGTCTTTCTCGATTTCTTTCAGCTCACTTACATCTACCATCTCATCCAAAGTCAATCCTTTATGTCTCAATTTGTTTAATTGATGGATGGACCATTTCATATCATATCACCTCAAGGCAACAAACAAAATTATAGCTAGCCATTTTATATTTGTCAATGTTTTTTCTTTACACCCCTATAAGGGGGATGTGTCCATTATGTTATAAAATAAGCATTTTTGTCTAGCTATATTTTATATTTTAGACAAAATAGACACAAAGTAAATAATAAATGTGGTACAAGCTGTGGTCAATGTGGTCAGCGTGGTCAGCGTGGTCAAAAGAGAGTGGTCAAATTTATACCACTCTCTTCTTATATATATTCCCTTAAATTTGAATGTGATTAAAATTCTTCTATTACATATACTTTTACAAACACATCATATTTTGCTGCCAGTTTTTCCAGTTTCTGTTCTCTATATTTTGTAATCGTAAAGAAATGGATTACTGGCACTTTTCCTTTATATTTTTGTTTATATATTTTTGTAAACTCTTCATAGCACTTTAACTTTCTATCATTTACAACCATCTTTTGAGTACGATCTATTTCCACCGCATGAAGTATTGATTCTTCATCGCGAAATTTCACATCGGGGATAATCTTCTTTTTCTCTCCATTCTTTCTGTATCGGATTTCCGTTTCCACTTGCCAATCATCTGGGCAAAACAAACACAACCAAGCTTCATTGCGTAATAAGGCATGAGCAAGTTTCCCCCTCGATACAACTTTACCATCATCACCAAACATTGCATGCCCTTCTTTATTGAGGTAGTACACATATTCTTTCCCGTACATCGTTTTGCTCACATATTGTTTCATATCAGCCATAATTCGATTCGCATTCCGTATACCACCCATATCATGAACGCACATTAAATGCCTTCTTGTTGCAAACTGTAGCTTTCTAATCGTCGCAAGTATCGCCATCTGACGGTTGATTTTGATATGTGTCTGAATGTGCATGTTCCTCCACCTCATATCGTTTTAAATGGTCCCACATCATTTTATTACTAATATAAGGTACTTGAATTTCAGTGAGTCGATCAGTTTTGAAAATCGCCCGCCCTGGAATGCTTTTTATCGATTCTAATCCAGGTTCATCTATAACCACTTGAGAAGCTGTTTGTGTCGGCAATCTGAAACCAAGCTTCGCATCTGAATTTTGCTTAACTTGTCGAGGTAATGTATCTCCAGTTGGATACTGTGTACAAAATATAAGTCTAAAGCCGAGCGCACCACCTATACGTGCTATATGCGAAAGCATTTGCTGACATGCCCCTAGTAATTTCTGCTGCTTTTTATCCATACTTCTATCAGGACATAATTCTGCCCCTTCATCAACTATAATGAAATAGCGCTCTTTTATATTTGTTTCTACAACGTTTGTATAATGCTTCTCCTTCATGTACCACATCTTATCTGCCATTTTCTCATGAATATCATTCAATACTTTAAATGCTTCTAGTGGTGTTTCTGCAATAGACTCCACTTGCTTTAAGTTTCTATATGGTCCGAATTCCAAACCACCTTTTAAATCAATGATGTACAGATGAATATATTCTGGTTGAGCTATAGTAAGCGATGTAACCACATTCTTTAAGAATACTGTCTTACCCATTCGTGTGAGTCCGCCTAATGTCATATGCGGTGTTTTTTCAAAATCATGATAAATCAATTCTTCCAAACTCTGCCCCATTGGAACACACCAACTTCCTTCTGCCACCAACCCTTTAGACCATGACCATTTTTTCGGTATATCTCTATGAAATACACGAATATTTAACTTGTAATTATCGTAATCAATTCGGACTGGTTTACTTAGCCCTTCAGAGACAACATCCTCAACCTTTTGAATAATTTTACTCGGCATACCTAAAGGTAATTTGTATACATACGTTGTACTACAATCATCTTCAATTTGTTTTTGGAACTTCGGGTACTGCAGCTTATCTTCCTTTTTTATTGCAATTCCTGATACTTCAAAGAATACTTGTATTTTGTATTTATCGTCATCCTTACTTTTAAATCGATCACCATATAGAGCGAAAAATAATGCTGCCACTGGGACAGACAATAACTCCAACATAAAATCACTCCCCATATCCCTCTAATGGAGGGTATATATCCCTGTTTCAAGGAATACGTGCATACAAGCTTAACCACTTGTGTTACATATAGTGGTGGATTTCCACATCACATTCCTTCATAGAAACAAAACGAGAACATAACGTAGAAGGTATACGAACGAGCCTGTGAGCGTTGTGTACAAGGTGACATTTGGAAGCCAATGTGGAATACTCTTTCCCATTTTTTCAGCTACTTTCATTCCAATTACAGACAAGCCTGTTGCCGTCCAAATAATCATTGCTTCCCCTGCAAGTGTCATCTTTATTCCTCCTCTTCCTTCTCACGAAATTTAATCCCCGATCTTGTAAGAACAACATCGTAGCAATCCATTAAAATTTCCCAATTAAGAATATCTTCTTCCTCTCCATATAAATCTTCTTCAACAACTTGCGAAAGACTAAAGTATCCTTTGTAGTCCTTATCATTGAATACATTGTGCTTTTTCATATGGTTGAGAATGGATTCCGTCTCTGCTCTTGACCTAGATTCGTTGTACATTTGACGCAATTCTTTTGAAGGATGTAGATATGGAGTTGTGTTTAAATGATTATACTGCCAACGCATATACCTCTCTCCCTTCTTGATGTCCTTGATTCCACGTAGGCTTCCTCGTGGTCTTGATATAGGTATATGA
The window above is part of the Bacillus cytotoxicus NVH 391-98 genome. Proteins encoded here:
- a CDS encoding N-acetyltransferase, coding for MTFPKVERLLINYKTLDEFRKFKGCGAQELSMFEELQANMIENDSESPFYGIYYGGSLIARMSLYMRRHDEANLDITGPYIELSKLEVLPSFQKQGFGRMLVNYAKNLQFPIKTIARIQSAPFWNALSFQQITTAEGEFYIWHPATNLNAVTNEESA
- the rpmF gene encoding 50S ribosomal protein L32 codes for the protein MAVPFRRTSKTVKRKRRTHFKLSVPGMVECPSCGEAKLAHRVCKACGTYKGKEVISK
- a CDS encoding YceD family protein translates to MKWSIHQLNKLRHKGLTLDEMVDVSELKEIEKDIRSIDPVHVTGRVDFGSNKFTFHLHITGSMILPCSRSLVDVTLPFDVKTTEVFQTSKEEYETEAEIHYLEGEVLDLLPIIKENILLEIPMQIFSDDVSGGTPMQGQDWQVISEESKEKSVDPRLAGLAKFFDK
- a CDS encoding FtsK/SpoIIIE domain-containing protein, whose amino-acid sequence is MLELLSVPVAALFFALYGDRFKSKDDDKYKIQVFFEVSGIAIKKEDKLQYPKFQKQIEDDCSTTYVYKLPLGMPSKIIQKVEDVVSEGLSKPVRIDYDNYKLNIRVFHRDIPKKWSWSKGLVAEGSWCVPMGQSLEELIYHDFEKTPHMTLGGLTRMGKTVFLKNVVTSLTIAQPEYIHLYIIDLKGGLEFGPYRNLKQVESIAETPLEAFKVLNDIHEKMADKMWYMKEKHYTNVVETNIKERYFIIVDEGAELCPDRSMDKKQQKLLGACQQMLSHIARIGGALGFRLIFCTQYPTGDTLPRQVKQNSDAKLGFRLPTQTASQVVIDEPGLESIKSIPGRAIFKTDRLTEIQVPYISNKMMWDHLKRYEVEEHAHSDTYQNQPSDGDTCDD
- a CDS encoding RsfA family transcriptional regulator, which encodes MVTTRQDAWTDDEDLLLAEVVLRHIREGGTQLSAFKEVGRNLSRTPAACGFRWNSYVRKQYKERIEEAKQMRKRENYEQKQPKVMSHTSTTITFDDVIHFLQTYRDEQESRVLQQKIELLQKERERLLQRLSVYEEEYRTLLDYIDRKRSVMILEKTGENVIHTNETLEKIKK
- a CDS encoding replication-relaxation family protein — protein: MHIQTHIKINRQMAILATIRKLQFATRRHLMCVHDMGGIRNANRIMADMKQYVSKTMYGKEYVYYLNKEGHAMFGDDGKVVSRGKLAHALLRNEAWLCLFCPDDWQVETEIRYRKNGEKKKIIPDVKFRDEESILHAVEIDRTQKMVVNDRKLKCYEEFTKIYKQKYKGKVPVIHFFTITKYREQKLEKLAAKYDVFVKVYVIEEF